Part of the Rhodohalobacter barkolensis genome, GCTTATCCGGAATTGTTTTTTACAAAATCGGAAAAAAGAGATCGATGGACCTGTACTACATTAATGGCAAAATCTGCAGGTTTAAAATTAAATGGAATAGATGAAATTCTAAATGAGGAAGCTTTAACAGCAGAAATTATTCAAAAAGCGTGGAGAGAGTCTTTGAATCTGGATGTTCCTGTAATTACCCCGGAAGATGCATCAGTAAGGGCATTAAGGAGTATGAATAAGTATGACCTGGTTCTGTACGAATATTACCTGACAGATAAAGCAGGTCATGCAATGAGTAAAAAGAAATCAAGAGAAGTTTTAAATATTTTGGATCGGTTTTTGAGTTCTGTTATTCAGAATTTAGAGAAAGATGATACACTGGTAATAACAAGTGATCATGGGAATCTGGAAGATCTTTCTATAAAAACCCACACTCGCAATCCTGTGCCTCTTTTTGTAAAGGGAGATACCAAGCCATTTCTGGAGACAAAATCGATATTGGATATAACGCCGGCAATTATAGAAGTTTTAAAAAGGGATAGAAACAAAAAAAGCCCTTCAAAATGAAGAGCTTTTTTATAAAAAGGTATCTAATGGAGCTGATAGAATTAAGACACAGCATCTTTGATTCGATCGAAAATCTCCTCAATAGATCCTACACCGTCAATTTCTTTAACAGCACCTTTTTCTTTGTAGTAGTTTAAAACAGGGGCTGTCTCTTTTTGATAAACGCTCAAACGATTTTTTACTTTTTCGGGAGTGTCATCAGATCGTCCTTCACCGCGGCTCAAAATTCGATTGATAAGTTCTTCTTCCGGAACGGTAAGAGTTAAGAATGCATCAATTTTTTTACCATTCTCTTCAAAAAAAGAATCGAGAGCTTCAGCCTGTGCTACTGTTCTGGGAAACCCGTCGAGAATGACACCTTTGTCATACTTCGGCTTGCTGAGTTCATCTTTAACCAGATCAACAACCGTTTCGTCCGGTACAAGATTACCGGCATCCAGGATGGATTTAACCTTTTTACCTAAAGGAGTTTCATTTTTGATATTTTCTCTGAAAATATTTCCGGTAGATAAATGAGGAATGTTAAAGTGCTTCTGCATCTTTTCAGCCTGAGTACCTTTACCCGCTCCCGGAGGGCCAAAAATTATAATATTCATGATAGCCTAATTATTTTATAGTTAGCGCATAGTCTCTCTGAACGCATCAGGAAGGACTGATTTAAAATGACAACGTACATGTCATAAAAAAGGCGATGCATTAATGCATCGCCTGTATAAAATAGATACTACTTCTTATTATTGGTAGTATTCGTAGAATCTTTTTCACGGATTCGGGCTGCTTTTCCTCTTCTGTCACGAAGGTAGAAAAGCTTAGAACGGCGAACACGTCCTTTCTTTTTCACTTCAATTTTAGCAATGAAAGGAGAGTATAGAGGGAAAATTCTTTCTACGCCCACGCTGCCTGACATTTTACGCACAGTAAACGTTTTATTGGCACCACTTCCGCGTTCGTTAATAACAACGCCCTGGTACTGCTGAATTCGCTCTTTATCCCCTTCACGAACACGATAGTGAACGTTTACGGTATCACCGGCTGTAAATTCCGGTAGATCGTCGCGTACAACGGTCTGTTCTACAAGTTTCAATTTATCCATGATTATTGTCCTCGTTACTGGGCTTTAGTTTTTCTTTTTAAATTTTTCGTATAAATCGGGTCGTCTCTGTTTGGTTCGTTTAATCGCCATTTCGGATCGCCATTCAGTAATTTTTTTATGATCACCTGATCGTAAAATGTCCGGTACTTTTAAACCTTCAAACTCTGCGGGTCGTGTGTATGTGGGTGGTTCAAGCAGATCATCCTGAAATGAATCTGTAAGAGCACTTTCTGCATCTCCCAGAACTCCGGGAAGCAGTCGAACAATAGCATCAGTCATAACCAATGCCGGAAGCTCACCGCCTGATAATACATAATCACCGATTGAAAATTCACCGGTAATCAGTTCATCCCTCACACGCTGATCAACACCTTTATAGTGACCGCAAAGAATGATGATATTCTTTTTAAGTGACAGCTTATTAGCATTTTTTTGCTCAAACTTTTTTCCGTCGGCTGCTGTAAAGAGTACATCATCGTATGTTCGTTCACTTTGCAGTTTACGAATACAGGAAAAAATAGGCTGTGCTGTCATTACCATTCCGGCTCCGCCTCCATATGGATAGTCATCAATTTTGTGATGTTTATCCTCAGAATATTCGCGAAGATCATGAGTGTAGATTTCTACCAGTTTATTATCCCTGGCACGTCCCACAATACTATTTTCAAGCGGGCTGTTCAGCAGTTCAGGTACACCTGATATGATATCAATTCTCAGCATTTAACCTTCTTCAATAAGTTGGTCGAGGTTTTTGCAGTGAATAGTACTGCTGTTGTGATCTACACGATCTATATACTCATCCACAAAGGGAATAAGCAGCGAACCGGTTTGATACTTAATTTCGAGAATTGGATGTGCAGGATTTTCAAAAACATCCAGCACAAGGCCAATCTCTGTATCATCAGAGATGATGCTGTAGCCTGTTACATCAACAGAGTCGGAATCATCCTTCTCCTGTTTGATCTGGTTTAGCTCTTCATTTACAGCAAAGAGAGCTTTATTCATTGCGGCTTGGGCATCATCCCGGTCAGCGATTAAATCAAATTTTACAAAGAACGTTTGTTGGTTTCTTTTTTTTTCAACCCTGTAAGATTCAATTCTTGCGGGTATCAGATCAGAGCGTTCGTTCTTCATATAGAAGAGATCAATCTGATCAAAAAGGCCATCAATAAAGTTTTCATTTGGCTGAAATCGAATGTTTCCATCCAATCCTCTGGGCCTGCCAAAGCGGCCAATTTCGATAAACCGGTTATTAACAATATTACTCATAACCGGTTTAATGAATTACTCTTCCTGCTTGCTTTCCCATGCACGCTGAACCGTAACACGATCTTCATCTTTAGGAACAAATCCTTTCAATTCTTCAAGAGAGGTGTTTTTAATATGGTCAATCGCTTCAGTAGCATTCATATCTGTTGAAACTTGAGAAGGAGCCGTTTCTTTTTCTTCAGCTTTTTTCTCCTCTTTTGGAGCTTCTTCCTTCTTCTCTTCCGCAGGTTCTGCTTCAGCTTTTTCTTCTGTTTTTTCCTCTTCTTCAGAGTCGTCAGCTTTTACTTCCTCTTCAGCAGGTGCCTCTTCGGCTTCCTCTGCTTTAGCTTCTTCCTTCTCTTCAGATTTTTCAGCTTTAGCTTCTTTTTTCTCTTCTGCTTTTGGCTCAGCAGACTCCTCAGCGACTGCTTCCTTTTCTTCCTCTTTTACTTCATCGGCAGTTTCTTCTGCAGCTTCAGCTTTTTCTTCTTCAGCAGCTTCTTTGGCTTCGGCCTCTTCTTTAGCTTTCTTTTGCTCGAGTTCTTTGGCTGCAGCGGCAGCTTTTTCTTCCAGCTGTTTCTTATACTCTTTCTCTTCAGCTTTCAGAATTTCTTGCTGTTTAGCTTTACGGCTGCTGTCTTTATCAGCATTTTTCTCTTCACGAGCGGTTCTCCACTCTTCGAGAGCAGCTTCAATCTCTTCTTCACTTTTACCCCATCGTATCAGGTGCATTTTGTAGAGGATACCCTCTTTTTTGAAAATGCTGCGAACAGTGTCGCTGGGTTGTGCTCCAATTTTGAGCCAATGCATTACGCGTTCTTCGTCGTAAGAGAGCTGTTTGTCTTCACTCACATTGTCGAATCGGCCAAGTCTTTCGATGATTCGGCCATCACGAGGAGAACGGCTGTCTGCTACCACGATGTGGTAAAAAGGTCGTTTCTTTCTTCCTTTTCGTTGTAAGCGTATTTTAATCAATGATGTACTCCTTTAAGGTTTTGTTAAGTATATATTCGTTTTGTTATTTATTGTCGGCCAAACGGCAGATTTTTCAATCCTTCCATTGCCCGGCCTACTTTATTCATTTTGGTCATCGTCTTCATCATCTTCTTCATCTGTTCAAACTGCTTCATCAACTCATTGATTTCCCGAACAGATGTGCCGGACCCTTTTGCAATACGCCGGCGACGACTACCATTTAGTAATGAAGGATCATGTCGTTCTTCAGGTGTCATTGAATCAATAATGGCTTCAATGGGCTTAAATGAATCTTCATCCAGATCCTGATCCTTCATGGCTTTATCAGCACCGGGAATCATACCAACCAGGTCGGTAATATTTCCCATTTTTTTGATCTTCTGTATCTGATCATAAAAGTCTACGAGATCGAACTTGTCAGACTTTATTTTCTTCTGAAGTTTCTGGGCCTGATCTTCGTCAAACTCTTTTTGAGCTTTTTCTACCAAAGAAACTACATCTCCCATACCGAGAATTCGCTGTGCAAGACGATCCGGATAGAAAGGTGAGAGCGCGTCCAGCTTTTCGCCGGTACTCATAAATTTGATAGGCTTTTGAACTACAGATCGGATAGAGAGTGCAGCACCACCGCGTGTATCTCCATCCATCTTTGTCAGTACTACTCCATCAAAATTGATTGTGTCGTTAAATGCCTTGGCTGTGTTAACAGCATCCTGGCCGGTCATGGCATCAACCACAAAAAGAATCTCGTCGGGGTTGACCGCTTTTTTAATTTCGGCAACCTCTTCCATCATTTTTTCATCCACGTGAAGCCGGCCGGCTGTATCAATAATAACGGTATCGAGTGCCAGGCTCTTTGCCATTGATACGGCTTCTTTGGCTACACGTACCGGATCTTTTTGGTTAATGGAGTAGACAGGAACATCAATTTCAGATGCCAGGGTTTTTAACTGATCGATTGCAGCGGGACGATAAACGTCGGCAGCTGCTAAAATAGGGTTTCTGTTATTCTCTTTTTTCAGGTATCGGGCCAGTTTACCTACAAATGTGGTTTTCCCGGATCCCTGGAGTCCTGCAATAAGAATAACGGTAGGGGGAGTATTTGCAACGGCGAGATCGGCTCTCTCTTCGCCAAGCATTTTCACCATTTCGTCATAAACAATCTTGGTGAACTGCTGACCGGGATTCACAGCGGTTAAAACATCGGATCCCATTACCCGTTCTTTAATATCATCGGTGAATTGACGGGCTACTTCTAAATTTACATCTGCATCCAGGAGGGCGCGACGGATTTCCCGTACGGTTTCAGCGATGTTGACATCGGTGATTTTCGACTGCCCCTTTAGGGACTGTACGGCTGATTCTATTTTAGAAGACAAATCTTCAAACATTACACAGGCTCGTTTAATTAAAATATCAAATGATGCAGAGTCTCAAATGATACGGACATTCCCTTGAATTATCAACATGTAATATTAGAAAAGTTTCTCTCCGCCAATAGAGAATGACCTTCTTTCGATCAGTTTTATCAAAAAGGATTAAAAAAGGCTCTTTATAGTATATAAAGGGATCTATTCACGGTTTATTTTCTCCACTTCTACGATTCCATTACGGGTAAAGGTGTCTAAAATAAGAGAGGTTGTCCACGAAGTTTCCACACCGGTTATTGGTAGATCTAAGCCTTCAATATCAACAGGAATGAGCCGGATGGATATTCTCAGTTCTGAATTTGTTGTTCCTGCGTTATCAACACAGAAATAAGATTGGTTTGATCCGTTAGTGCAGGCCCGGAAAATATCATCAATTGAAAATTCGAATTCATTATCACTTTCATCGGAAATTAGCGAGACGGTCTCATTGAATTGATAGAGCCGATCCCGGATATCGGAAAAAATTATTTCGATTTTGTAATCGCCATGTACGGTACCGGTCGACTTTATGTTTAGGGTAAACCCATCAACTGTAAGATCTTTAACCTGAACATCATCAATTTTGTGTAAATCGGATCTTATTTGTTGCTGTTGTTTAAGCTCTTCTCTGGTTTGATCTGCTCTGTGTTCTCCTGTCCAGATAAAAGCTAATACTAGAATGAGTGAACCACCGAGTACAAACAGTAAATTTTTTGAGAGTTTTTGCAGAGCGGGGTTTTGGCGGGCTTTCATTCCGACGGCGATAAAAAAAGCACCGGACACATTCAGTAAAATACCGAAGAAGATCAATGGGATATACCAAAAAAGTAGCGATTGATCGGCTTGATCTAAGGACTGAGCGCCCGTATAGATGTAAATCCCGATCAGAAATAATCCGCTCAAAGCAAGCAGGATACCCGAAATGATAGTAAGTACGGGTATATAACGATTTGTTTTCATGACAACGAAAAAGGGCAAAAATTAAATAACATGCAATGCTTATCCGCCCCGGCCATACTTTATATTTCGATGTAAGGGTCGAAGTAGTTATTTTCATCAAAATAGCAGCAATCAACCTATAAATTAGTAGAACAGATATGTCTCAAGAAAAAGGATATGGATTATTAAAAGGAAAAAAGGGGATTATTTTCGGTGCTTTGGATGAGAGAAGCATCGCCTGGAGAATTGCCCTGGCCTGTAAGCGTGAAGGAGCTGATTTTGTATTGAGTAATGCCCCTGTTGCTCTCCGTCTGGGAACATTAGATGCGTTAAGCGAAGAGACCAACGCTAAGATTATTCCATGCGATGTGAGCAGTGAAGAGGATGTTGAAAAATTGATGAAAGAGACAAAAAAAGAGCTTGGCGGTGTGGATTTTATTCTTCACGCGATTGGCATGTCTCCAAATGTTCGAAAGAAGAAAGAGTATAGAGATTTGAACTATCAGTGGCTGAATCAAACATTGGATATTTCAGCAATTTCACTTCACAAGGTTCTCAACTATGCAGAAAAAACAGATGTAATTAATGACGGCGCCAGCGTAATTGCACTGTCCTATATTGGTGCTCAAAGAATTTTCTCGAAGTATTC contains:
- the ffh gene encoding signal recognition particle protein, with the protein product MFEDLSSKIESAVQSLKGQSKITDVNIAETVREIRRALLDADVNLEVARQFTDDIKERVMGSDVLTAVNPGQQFTKIVYDEMVKMLGEERADLAVANTPPTVILIAGLQGSGKTTFVGKLARYLKKENNRNPILAAADVYRPAAIDQLKTLASEIDVPVYSINQKDPVRVAKEAVSMAKSLALDTVIIDTAGRLHVDEKMMEEVAEIKKAVNPDEILFVVDAMTGQDAVNTAKAFNDTINFDGVVLTKMDGDTRGGAALSIRSVVQKPIKFMSTGEKLDALSPFYPDRLAQRILGMGDVVSLVEKAQKEFDEDQAQKLQKKIKSDKFDLVDFYDQIQKIKKMGNITDLVGMIPGADKAMKDQDLDEDSFKPIEAIIDSMTPEERHDPSLLNGSRRRRIAKGSGTSVREINELMKQFEQMKKMMKTMTKMNKVGRAMEGLKNLPFGRQ
- the rimM gene encoding ribosome maturation factor RimM (Essential for efficient processing of 16S rRNA) → MSNIVNNRFIEIGRFGRPRGLDGNIRFQPNENFIDGLFDQIDLFYMKNERSDLIPARIESYRVEKKRNQQTFFVKFDLIADRDDAQAAMNKALFAVNEELNQIKQEKDDSDSVDVTGYSIISDDTEIGLVLDVFENPAHPILEIKYQTGSLLIPFVDEYIDRVDHNSSTIHCKNLDQLIEEG
- a CDS encoding enoyl-ACP reductase FabI encodes the protein MSQEKGYGLLKGKKGIIFGALDERSIAWRIALACKREGADFVLSNAPVALRLGTLDALSEETNAKIIPCDVSSEEDVEKLMKETKKELGGVDFILHAIGMSPNVRKKKEYRDLNYQWLNQTLDISAISLHKVLNYAEKTDVINDGASVIALSYIGAQRIFSKYSDMNDAKALLESIARNYGSRLADRGIRVNTVSQAPTKTSAGSGIKGFDSMYTFADKIAPLGNPTADECADYCVTLFSDLTRKVTMQNLYHDGGFVTSGISEEMIDGLVKLYADEE
- a CDS encoding tripartite tricarboxylate transporter TctB family protein yields the protein MKTNRYIPVLTIISGILLALSGLFLIGIYIYTGAQSLDQADQSLLFWYIPLIFFGILLNVSGAFFIAVGMKARQNPALQKLSKNLLFVLGGSLILVLAFIWTGEHRADQTREELKQQQQIRSDLHKIDDVQVKDLTVDGFTLNIKSTGTVHGDYKIEIIFSDIRDRLYQFNETVSLISDESDNEFEFSIDDIFRACTNGSNQSYFCVDNAGTTNSELRISIRLIPVDIEGLDLPITGVETSWTTSLILDTFTRNGIVEVEKINRE
- the rplS gene encoding 50S ribosomal protein L19, yielding MDKLKLVEQTVVRDDLPEFTAGDTVNVHYRVREGDKERIQQYQGVVINERGSGANKTFTVRKMSGSVGVERIFPLYSPFIAKIEVKKKGRVRRSKLFYLRDRRGKAARIREKDSTNTTNNKK
- a CDS encoding alkaline phosphatase family protein; the encoded protein is MSVLFVFIDGVGVGDKTKNNPLADSTLKSFSYFTNGDGLHSGLDEVIEDDKLFLKIDANLDVEGLPQSGTGQASLFSGENASKIAGKHFGPFPYSSTKFLLEKRSLFHKAIESGFKPHFLNAYPELFFTKSEKRDRWTCTTLMAKSAGLKLNGIDEILNEEALTAEIIQKAWRESLNLDVPVITPEDASVRALRSMNKYDLVLYEYYLTDKAGHAMSKKKSREVLNILDRFLSSVIQNLEKDDTLVITSDHGNLEDLSIKTHTRNPVPLFVKGDTKPFLETKSILDITPAIIEVLKRDRNKKSPSK
- a CDS encoding adenylate kinase, whose translation is MNIIIFGPPGAGKGTQAEKMQKHFNIPHLSTGNIFRENIKNETPLGKKVKSILDAGNLVPDETVVDLVKDELSKPKYDKGVILDGFPRTVAQAEALDSFFEENGKKIDAFLTLTVPEEELINRILSRGEGRSDDTPEKVKNRLSVYQKETAPVLNYYKEKGAVKEIDGVGSIEEIFDRIKDAVS
- the rpsP gene encoding 30S ribosomal protein S16, with the protein product MIKIRLQRKGRKKRPFYHIVVADSRSPRDGRIIERLGRFDNVSEDKQLSYDEERVMHWLKIGAQPSDTVRSIFKKEGILYKMHLIRWGKSEEEIEAALEEWRTAREEKNADKDSSRKAKQQEILKAEEKEYKKQLEEKAAAAAKELEQKKAKEEAEAKEAAEEEKAEAAEETADEVKEEEKEAVAEESAEPKAEEKKEAKAEKSEEKEEAKAEEAEEAPAEEEVKADDSEEEEKTEEKAEAEPAEEKKEEAPKEEKKAEEKETAPSQVSTDMNATEAIDHIKNTSLEELKGFVPKDEDRVTVQRAWESKQEE
- the trmD gene encoding tRNA (guanosine(37)-N1)-methyltransferase TrmD is translated as MRIDIISGVPELLNSPLENSIVGRARDNKLVEIYTHDLREYSEDKHHKIDDYPYGGGAGMVMTAQPIFSCIRKLQSERTYDDVLFTAADGKKFEQKNANKLSLKKNIIILCGHYKGVDQRVRDELITGEFSIGDYVLSGGELPALVMTDAIVRLLPGVLGDAESALTDSFQDDLLEPPTYTRPAEFEGLKVPDILRSGDHKKITEWRSEMAIKRTKQRRPDLYEKFKKKN